In one Bacteroidota bacterium genomic region, the following are encoded:
- a CDS encoding 2Fe-2S iron-sulfur cluster binding domain-containing protein encodes MGKITFYFEQKGLEPQTFEIEEGDTVQDIALDNDIELHHNCGGVCACSTCHVYVQKGMDNLREITDKEEDFIDRAVSPKLNSRLACQCELEEDGDIEVIIPDQTQFMGH; translated from the coding sequence ATGGGAAAAATTACGTTTTATTTTGAGCAAAAAGGCCTTGAACCACAAACGTTTGAGATTGAGGAAGGCGATACAGTGCAAGACATAGCACTGGATAATGATATAGAACTGCACCACAATTGCGGCGGAGTTTGCGCTTGCAGTACCTGCCATGTGTACGTGCAAAAGGGAATGGATAATTTGAGGGAGATTACCGATAAGGAGGAAGATTTTATTGACCGTGCGGTGAGCCCTAAATTGAACTCTCGTTTAGCTTGCCAATGCGAGTTGGAAGAAGACGGGGATATTGAGGTGATAATACCCGACCAAACCCAGTTTATGGGCCATTAA
- the iscX gene encoding Fe-S cluster assembly protein IscX — MNNKVTKFELPIYWTDFEDIAMALYERFGDEFGESKIYRIRFTELLEWVLEIPNFKGKREECNEGYLEMIQSQWVYEWRDNQ; from the coding sequence ATAAATAACAAAGTGACCAAGTTTGAACTACCCATATACTGGACGGATTTTGAAGATATAGCGATGGCCTTGTACGAACGCTTTGGCGATGAGTTTGGCGAAAGCAAAATATACCGCATACGTTTTACTGAGTTGCTTGAATGGGTGCTTGAAATCCCCAATTTTAAAGGCAAACGCGAAGAGTGCAACGAAGGCTACCTTGAAATGATACAAAGCCAGTGGGTGTACGAGTGGCGCGATAATCAATAG
- a CDS encoding DUF1275 domain-containing protein encodes MFRHTGKGRTYSHNLKLASILSGVAGVVNITGVLGLNTLTTNVTGHFAFFAEDIFLKNYRMAFVYLLYILFFLLGAFVSSLIMESVSKQKAHTSYVIPISIEIALLLAVSFSALFIPAGLPSFQTLLSAALLFSMGLQNALVTRISQSVVRTTHLTGLFTDLGIELSQLFFYTTTKDRRLLNNSILLKLIIIICFFTGCIIGGFLYHHFALKTLLLPSGLLLFVLWYDSIVFKYYNLKRKYWN; translated from the coding sequence ATGTTTAGACATACCGGAAAAGGGCGTACCTATTCACACAATCTTAAACTGGCCTCTATTTTATCGGGTGTAGCCGGAGTGGTAAATATTACAGGTGTTTTAGGATTGAATACCTTAACCACAAATGTTACCGGCCACTTTGCATTTTTTGCCGAAGACATCTTCTTAAAGAATTATAGGATGGCCTTTGTTTACCTGCTTTATATCTTGTTCTTTTTATTGGGAGCATTTGTATCAAGCCTGATAATGGAGTCGGTATCAAAACAAAAAGCCCACACGTCTTATGTTATCCCCATATCCATCGAAATAGCCCTTTTACTTGCGGTGAGTTTTTCAGCACTTTTCATACCTGCCGGACTCCCCTCTTTTCAAACACTTTTATCGGCAGCATTACTTTTTTCTATGGGGTTGCAAAACGCATTAGTAACAAGGATATCCCAATCGGTAGTACGCACCACTCACCTTACAGGATTATTTACTGATTTAGGAATTGAACTTTCTCAGCTTTTCTTTTATACAACTACAAAAGACAGAAGGCTGCTAAACAATAGTATCCTGCTAAAACTCATCATCATCATCTGCTTTTTTACAGGTTGTATCATCGGAGGATTTCTATACCACCATTTTGCCTTAAAAACCTTACTGCTTCCCTCAGGTTTGCTGCTATTTGTTTTGTGGTATGATAGTATTGTATTTAAGTACTACAATCTGAAAAGAAAGTACTGGAATTAG
- a CDS encoding leucyl/phenylalanyl-tRNA--protein transferase, with protein sequence MLTPNQVLHGYSMGIFPMADPDDDNTIGWYEPKMRGIIPLGGFKVSKNLAKLLRQGKFEVTVNQDFEAVMEACAEREDTWISEEIIYVYSKLHEAGWAYSFETRLDGELVGGLYGVAMGKAFFGESMFHKVTDASKVALVYLVAWMKENGYILLDTQFITDHLKQFGAIEIPQSEYMKLLAKALA encoded by the coding sequence ATGCTTACTCCCAATCAGGTTTTACACGGTTACAGTATGGGTATTTTCCCAATGGCCGACCCGGATGATGATAATACCATTGGGTGGTACGAGCCGAAAATGCGGGGGATAATTCCGTTGGGCGGTTTTAAGGTGTCAAAAAATCTTGCCAAGCTTTTACGTCAGGGAAAATTTGAGGTGACGGTTAACCAAGACTTTGAAGCCGTGATGGAGGCTTGTGCCGAACGTGAAGACACCTGGATTTCGGAAGAGATTATATACGTTTACTCTAAGTTGCACGAAGCAGGTTGGGCATACAGTTTTGAAACCCGCTTAGATGGTGAATTGGTAGGCGGCTTATACGGTGTGGCAATGGGTAAGGCATTTTTTGGGGAGAGTATGTTTCACAAAGTTACCGATGCCTCTAAAGTGGCACTGGTGTATTTAGTGGCATGGATGAAAGAAAACGGTTACATCTTATTGGATACACAGTTTATTACCGACCACCTGAAACAGTTTGGAGCGATTGAAATACCCCAAAGCGAGTACATGAAACTGTTGGCAAAGGCTTTGGCATAA
- the lpxK gene encoding tetraacyldisaccharide 4'-kinase yields the protein MNQFYKVKPLSSKGLFYFPAIGGNLQCLQTLNTLRLLLLPLSWIYGGILSLRNWFFNNGLNKSFRFDFPVISVGNLSTGGTGKTPHIEFLAKLLKDKYAVGVVSRGYGRKTKGFFVVNETSTAAEVGDEPLQIKLNHPQIQVAVGEQRILAIPSLLNEAPETQVVLLDDAYQHRYVAPGLNILLSDYSRMFYDDFVLPAGNLREFRRGYRRADVILVTKCPANISNEQKQQIISRIKPRKHQQVFFTWLNYGTPYKLGTPQEMLESMAQHNVQFFGGIANTKPVEQYLAKSTAGYEVKQLTDHFNYTAEALTEIETTFTAWGKSNKVLLTTQKDAVKLMQGGLKEIATKLPLYVLPIEIGMNDSEKQQFASVVETYIQKELSIN from the coding sequence ATAAACCAATTTTACAAAGTAAAGCCCCTTTCATCGAAGGGGCTTTTTTATTTCCCCGCAATTGGTGGTAATTTGCAATGCTTGCAAACACTAAATACACTTAGATTATTACTGCTTCCGCTTTCGTGGATATATGGAGGCATACTCTCACTTCGCAATTGGTTTTTTAACAACGGACTTAATAAGAGTTTTCGCTTTGATTTCCCTGTTATCAGTGTAGGTAACCTATCAACAGGAGGCACCGGAAAAACCCCGCACATAGAGTTTTTGGCAAAACTGCTGAAAGATAAATATGCTGTAGGCGTAGTAAGTCGCGGCTATGGGCGAAAAACCAAAGGCTTTTTTGTGGTAAATGAAACCAGTACCGCAGCCGAAGTAGGCGACGAACCCTTACAAATAAAACTCAACCATCCTCAAATACAAGTAGCGGTGGGCGAGCAACGTATATTGGCCATCCCCTCGTTGCTGAACGAAGCCCCTGAAACACAAGTGGTATTATTAGACGATGCTTACCAACACCGCTATGTTGCACCCGGCCTTAACATATTGCTTAGTGACTACAGCCGTATGTTTTACGATGATTTTGTATTGCCCGCCGGAAATTTGCGTGAGTTTAGACGCGGCTACCGCAGAGCTGATGTGATACTGGTAACCAAATGCCCTGCAAACATTAGTAACGAACAAAAGCAGCAAATTATCTCCCGTATAAAGCCCCGCAAGCACCAGCAGGTATTTTTTACGTGGCTAAATTACGGAACACCTTACAAGTTAGGCACTCCACAAGAAATGCTTGAGAGCATGGCACAACATAATGTGCAGTTTTTTGGTGGCATAGCCAATACAAAACCTGTGGAACAATACCTTGCTAAAAGCACTGCGGGCTATGAAGTAAAACAACTTACCGACCATTTTAATTATACAGCCGAGGCATTAACAGAGATTGAAACCACGTTTACTGCTTGGGGGAAATCGAACAAAGTATTACTCACCACCCAAAAAGACGCTGTGAAGCTGATGCAAGGCGGGCTAAAAGAAATTGCAACCAAGCTGCCTTTGTATGTGCTGCCGATAGAGATTGGTATGAATGACAGCGAAAAACAGCAATTTGCATCCGTAGTTGAAACTTATATC
- a CDS encoding deoxyguanosinetriphosphate triphosphohydrolase: MNWDTLLSARRMHVPESAKTDDQSFARDEFQRDFDRIIFSSPFRRLQNKTQVFPLPGSVFVHNRLTHSLEVASVGRSLGNILSNQLRENNEASGEKVLGMGSIVSAACLAHDMGNPSFGHSGEKAISRYFKDGDGKEWEKEMTREQWADLTNFEGNANAFRILTHRFKGKGASGFALTYSTLASIVKYPCESLVAGNKSKVHMKKYGYFDSEKNTYLSIAHQLGIIQEQQNPMVFVRHPLVYLVEAADDICYNIIDLEDAHRLNILSHETVRDLMLALFEGNDRKEIEHNLDGIDDENDRIAYLRGKSIHTLIMACSKVFWDNRESILNGTYNKSLSDGVGEPHLTALKKIEDISYKKIYNYQTVVEIEVAGYQIISGLLEEFVPAIVSNDKSHYHKKLLALMPAQFHTDEDNLYAKVQSVVDYISGMTDLYAIEMYRKIKGISIPTIK; the protein is encoded by the coding sequence ATGAATTGGGATACCTTACTTTCAGCGCGTAGAATGCACGTGCCCGAAAGTGCAAAAACCGACGACCAGAGTTTTGCCCGCGATGAGTTTCAGCGCGATTTCGACCGTATTATATTCTCCTCGCCCTTCCGCCGTCTGCAAAACAAAACACAGGTATTCCCGCTTCCCGGCAGTGTGTTTGTTCATAACCGACTCACACACAGTCTTGAAGTAGCCAGCGTAGGCCGTTCGTTGGGCAATATCCTATCCAACCAGCTGAGGGAAAACAACGAAGCATCGGGCGAAAAGGTATTGGGCATGGGCAGCATTGTTTCTGCTGCCTGTTTGGCGCATGACATGGGAAACCCTTCATTTGGACACTCAGGCGAAAAGGCCATTTCACGCTATTTTAAAGATGGGGACGGCAAGGAATGGGAAAAGGAAATGACCCGCGAACAATGGGCCGACCTTACCAATTTTGAAGGAAACGCCAATGCTTTTCGTATACTTACCCATCGCTTTAAAGGCAAAGGTGCCAGCGGTTTTGCCCTCACCTACTCAACCCTTGCAAGCATTGTAAAGTATCCGTGCGAAAGTCTTGTGGCCGGCAACAAAAGCAAGGTTCACATGAAAAAGTATGGGTATTTTGATAGTGAAAAAAATACCTACCTGAGCATTGCCCACCAGCTTGGCATTATACAAGAGCAGCAAAACCCTATGGTGTTTGTGCGCCACCCTCTGGTGTATTTGGTGGAGGCCGCCGATGATATTTGCTATAACATTATTGACCTTGAAGACGCACACCGACTGAATATACTTTCGCACGAAACCGTACGCGACCTTATGCTGGCACTATTTGAAGGCAACGACCGGAAAGAGATTGAGCATAATTTGGATGGTATTGATGATGAGAACGACCGCATTGCCTATTTGCGTGGAAAATCAATACATACGCTGATTATGGCCTGCTCAAAAGTATTTTGGGACAACAGGGAAAGTATCTTAAACGGTACCTATAATAAAAGCCTATCGGATGGTGTAGGCGAACCGCACTTAACGGCTTTAAAAAAGATAGAAGACATTTCGTACAAGAAGATTTATAACTACCAAACAGTGGTAGAAATTGAAGTAGCAGGGTATCAAATAATCAGCGGATTGCTTGAAGAATTTGTGCCGGCTATTGTTTCAAACGACAAATCACATTACCACAAGAAATTACTGGCACTAATGCCTGCTCAGTTTCATACCGATGAAGATAATTTATATGCAAAAGTGCAAAGTGTGGTGGATTACATCTCAGGGATGACTGATTTGTATGCCATCGAAATGTACCGTAAAATCAAAGGTATTTCAATACCTACTATTAAATAA
- a CDS encoding aspartate kinase, protein MRVFKFGGASVKDAAAVRNVASVLERFRDERLLIVVSAMGKTTNSLELLADAYYKQQTEAMWGHYRKVKDFHDTIIADLLEDRKYNVYDEIDNQFVELESLLEQKPEGSFDFIYDQIVSFGEIISTRIVSSYLKENGFSNRWIDARNFIFTTGPHRSANVLWEDTEEIITKRLKPIVEKQIVITQGFIGKAPSAFTATLGREGSDYTAAIMAYCLGAEGVTIWKDVAGVMNADPKRMPDAVKIDELSYNVAIELAYYGATVIHPKTIQPLKSKGIPLFVKSFVNPDDKGTVVSNDAHDETHLPFYIFKSNQALVKISTRDFSFIVEDNLKNIFSVLSDCGITVNLMQNSAISFSLCINNDEDKLAALKAALDGHYNVEIATNAELATIRNYNAQAIDIVLNGKTLLLEQKTEKVLQMVLQL, encoded by the coding sequence ATGAGAGTTTTCAAATTCGGAGGGGCATCGGTAAAAGATGCCGCCGCAGTGCGCAACGTAGCAAGCGTTTTAGAACGTTTCAGGGATGAAAGGTTGTTAATTGTAGTATCGGCAATGGGCAAAACCACCAATAGTTTGGAGTTGCTGGCCGATGCATACTATAAACAGCAAACCGAGGCTATGTGGGGCCACTACCGAAAGGTGAAGGATTTTCATGATACGATTATTGCCGATTTGCTGGAAGACAGGAAGTACAATGTGTACGATGAGATTGATAATCAGTTTGTAGAGTTGGAGAGCCTGTTGGAGCAAAAACCCGAAGGCAGCTTTGATTTTATTTACGACCAGATTGTGAGTTTTGGTGAGATTATCAGTACCCGCATTGTGAGCAGCTATTTGAAAGAAAACGGGTTTAGCAATCGCTGGATTGATGCCCGTAACTTTATATTTACCACAGGACCGCACCGCAGTGCCAATGTGTTGTGGGAAGATACCGAGGAGATTATTACCAAACGCTTGAAACCCATTGTTGAGAAGCAGATTGTAATTACGCAAGGGTTCATAGGTAAGGCTCCGTCAGCATTTACGGCCACTTTGGGACGTGAGGGCAGTGATTACACCGCAGCGATTATGGCATATTGTTTGGGTGCGGAAGGGGTTACGATATGGAAAGACGTGGCGGGTGTAATGAATGCCGACCCTAAACGTATGCCCGATGCCGTTAAAATTGACGAACTAAGCTACAATGTGGCCATTGAGTTGGCTTATTACGGGGCTACGGTTATCCATCCTAAAACCATACAACCGCTGAAAAGCAAAGGAATACCCTTGTTTGTGAAGTCGTTTGTGAACCCTGATGATAAAGGAACGGTGGTGAGTAACGATGCCCATGACGAAACCCACTTGCCGTTTTACATTTTTAAATCCAACCAAGCGTTGGTTAAAATATCTACTCGCGATTTTTCTTTTATCGTTGAGGATAACCTTAAAAACATTTTTTCGGTATTATCTGATTGCGGTATCACCGTTAATCTGATGCAAAACAGTGCTATCAGCTTCTCGTTGTGCATCAATAACGACGAGGATAAATTGGCAGCATTAAAAGCAGCCTTAGATGGGCATTACAACGTAGAAATAGCCACGAACGCTGAACTGGCCACCATACGCAACTACAATGCACAAGCCATTGACATTGTACTGAACGGTAAAACCCTTTTGCTGGAACAAAAGACCGAAAAGGTGTTGCAGATGGTGTTGCAGTTGTGA
- a CDS encoding four helix bundle protein — protein sequence MKSYKDLDVWKESRKMVKTIYLLTQNFPKEETYGLTQQIRRSAISIPSNIAEGHGRNTAKDSIQFFHISRGSLYELETQVYLAFDLGYTDEKQCSDVIEQISTNGKMLNGLINYFEKLK from the coding sequence ATGAAATCGTATAAAGACTTGGATGTTTGGAAAGAGAGTAGAAAAATGGTGAAAACCATTTACCTGCTTACCCAAAACTTCCCCAAAGAAGAAACATACGGATTAACCCAGCAAATACGCCGCAGTGCTATTTCTATCCCTTCAAACATCGCAGAAGGGCACGGAAGAAATACGGCAAAAGACTCGATACAGTTTTTTCATATTTCAAGAGGCTCGTTATACGAACTTGAAACACAAGTTTATTTAGCCTTTGATTTAGGATACACTGACGAAAAACAATGTAGCGATGTGATTGAGCAAATATCAACCAACGGTAAAATGCTCAACGGCTTAATTAACTACTTCGAAAAACTTAAATAA
- a CDS encoding pirin family protein, with amino-acid sequence MIHRKISKIDTPYSGQGFLGTGHTAAAVLGDNSFEQTDPFLLLMDDQLDLPGGPPVGGAHPHAGFETVTLVLEGTDHGWKTGSFEIMTAGKGIVHTEEITAKTKMRILQLWLVLPPDKRWAEPFFQELQLQNVPTQKTTSGEIRVYSGSSNGLTSPISNQTPVTIVDFTLANDALATQELPASYNGFIYVVEGAVQVGEKEVRKGQIAWFDKTSINEASVIEFKAGEHGVRFVLYAGEPQNAAVVSHGPFIGDTKEDIIRLYQEYRQGKMVHLNDLPPNRKVHYN; translated from the coding sequence ATGATACACCGTAAGATATCAAAAATAGACACCCCATATTCAGGACAAGGATTTTTAGGTACGGGTCACACCGCTGCTGCTGTATTAGGCGATAACAGTTTTGAACAAACCGACCCGTTTTTATTACTGATGGACGACCAACTGGATTTACCCGGTGGCCCTCCTGTGGGAGGAGCACACCCACACGCAGGATTTGAAACTGTTACGTTGGTGTTAGAAGGTACTGACCATGGCTGGAAAACAGGAAGTTTTGAAATAATGACGGCCGGCAAAGGCATTGTGCATACCGAAGAAATAACTGCAAAAACCAAAATGCGAATACTGCAACTGTGGCTTGTACTACCCCCTGATAAAAGGTGGGCTGAGCCTTTTTTCCAAGAGCTACAACTCCAAAACGTTCCTACCCAAAAAACCACATCAGGAGAAATACGGGTGTATAGCGGGAGCAGTAACGGGCTAACCTCACCCATAAGCAACCAAACTCCAGTAACAATTGTTGATTTTACATTAGCTAACGATGCTTTAGCTACCCAAGAACTTCCCGCATCGTACAATGGTTTTATCTATGTGGTAGAAGGTGCAGTACAGGTAGGTGAAAAAGAAGTAAGAAAAGGCCAGATTGCCTGGTTTGATAAAACCTCAATTAATGAGGCTAGTGTTATTGAGTTTAAAGCCGGGGAACATGGAGTCCGTTTTGTACTATATGCAGGCGAGCCGCAAAATGCTGCTGTTGTTAGTCACGGGCCGTTTATTGGTGATACTAAAGAGGATATAATAAGGCTTTACCAAGAGTACAGGCAGGGTAAAATGGTACACCTGAACGATTTACCCCCAAACAGAAAAGTACATTATAACTAA
- a CDS encoding class 1 fructose-bisphosphatase, whose amino-acid sequence MSIESVTTLGQFIINRQKDFPFAKGEFTRLMADIGIAAKTISREVRRAGIAGIIGVAGNQNVQGEEQQKLDVMANRLFIECMKKGGEVCVIASEEDEDLVYLHSENADREPTYVVAMDPLDGSSNIDVNVSIGTIFSVYKRISTGPNCGMEDALQPGVQQVAAGYVLYGSSTMLVYTAGREVNGFTLDPSIGEFCLSHPNIQIPKDGKIYSLNEGSYENFPQGVKDYIDYCKEIDKDTKRPYSARYIGSMVADFHRNMLKGGIFIYPATADAPNGKLRLLYECNPLAFIAECAGGRATTGYQRIMEIQPEKLHQRTPIFIGSENMVKKAEEFMAQYANASV is encoded by the coding sequence ATGTCGATAGAGTCAGTTACCACATTAGGCCAGTTTATTATTAACCGCCAAAAAGATTTTCCGTTTGCCAAAGGTGAGTTTACCCGTTTGATGGCAGATATTGGTATTGCAGCCAAAACCATCAGCCGCGAGGTTCGCCGTGCGGGTATTGCGGGCATTATTGGTGTGGCAGGCAACCAAAACGTGCAAGGCGAAGAGCAACAAAAACTGGATGTGATGGCCAACCGCTTGTTTATTGAGTGCATGAAAAAAGGTGGCGAAGTTTGTGTGATTGCCAGCGAAGAGGACGAGGATTTGGTGTACCTGCATTCAGAAAATGCCGACCGTGAGCCTACTTATGTGGTGGCTATGGATCCGCTTGACGGATCATCAAACATTGATGTGAACGTTTCTATCGGTACAATATTTTCAGTTTATAAACGTATCAGTACAGGCCCCAACTGCGGTATGGAAGATGCATTGCAGCCCGGTGTGCAACAGGTGGCAGCGGGCTATGTGCTGTATGGCAGCAGTACCATGTTGGTATATACCGCAGGCCGCGAGGTAAACGGGTTTACGCTTGACCCTTCTATCGGTGAGTTTTGTTTATCGCACCCAAACATCCAAATACCTAAAGACGGTAAAATATATTCGCTGAACGAAGGCAGTTACGAGAACTTCCCTCAAGGGGTGAAGGATTATATTGACTATTGCAAAGAGATAGATAAAGATACGAAACGCCCATACAGTGCCCGTTATATTGGCAGTATGGTGGCCGATTTTCACCGTAATATGCTAAAAGGCGGTATATTTATTTACCCTGCAACGGCGGATGCACCTAACGGTAAACTGCGCTTGTTGTATGAGTGTAACCCCTTGGCGTTTATTGCTGAGTGTGCCGGCGGACGTGCCACTACAGGCTACCAACGTATTATGGAAATACAACCTGAAAAACTGCACCAACGCACGCCTATTTTTATTGGCAGCGAAAACATGGTGAAAAAAGCGGAAGAGTTTATGGCCCAGTATGCCAATGCTTCGGTGTAA
- a CDS encoding magnesium chelatase yields MTKPTTLGELKKQGYTYKSVKDELRSNLIVKIKKKENVFEGIIGYEHTVIPEIERAILSKHNINLLGLRGQAKTRIARQMVNLLDEYIPVVAGSEINDDPFHPISRYAIDLIAEKGDDTPIEWLHRSERYGEKLATPDVSVADLIGDVDPIKAATLKLSYSDERVIHFGIIPRSNRSIFVINELPDLQPRIQVALFNILQEGDIQIRGFKLRMPLDIQFVFTANPEDYTNRGSIVTPLKDRIGSQIITHYPKDVQTAIAITQQEAKRNSGQENIKVPQLAQELLEQIGFEARNSEYIDPKSGVSARLSISAYENLISTAERRILLSGDKETTVRISDFAGVVPAITGKVELVYEGEQEGAHIVAQNLIGKAIRTLLTQYFPSPEKLKKKNTPTQADPYATIAHWFADENVLDIMNNATQKEYWAALQAVEGLEDFVKKQFPKLSQDERLLYMEFVLHGLAEYSRLSKNELVQGNRFKDLFSSFIDPNRFTADDEEGMEGLN; encoded by the coding sequence ATGACTAAACCAACAACCTTAGGAGAATTAAAAAAACAAGGCTATACCTATAAATCTGTTAAAGATGAACTTCGTTCAAATCTAATCGTAAAGATTAAGAAGAAAGAAAACGTTTTTGAAGGGATTATAGGCTACGAGCATACCGTAATACCCGAAATTGAGCGGGCTATTCTTTCAAAACACAACATTAACCTGCTGGGGTTGCGCGGACAGGCAAAAACCCGTATCGCCCGCCAAATGGTGAATTTGCTGGACGAATACATCCCGGTTGTGGCCGGCAGTGAGATTAACGACGACCCTTTCCACCCAATTTCGCGTTATGCCATTGATTTGATTGCCGAAAAAGGGGACGATACTCCCATAGAATGGCTGCACCGCAGCGAACGCTACGGAGAAAAACTGGCGACTCCCGATGTGAGCGTTGCCGACCTTATCGGGGATGTTGACCCAATAAAGGCGGCGACCTTAAAACTGAGTTACAGTGATGAAAGAGTAATACATTTCGGGATAATTCCCCGTAGCAACCGCAGCATCTTTGTGATTAATGAGTTGCCCGATTTACAGCCCCGTATACAGGTAGCCCTGTTTAATATTTTGCAGGAAGGCGATATACAAATACGCGGTTTTAAATTGCGTATGCCGTTGGATATTCAGTTTGTATTTACAGCCAACCCTGAGGATTATACCAACCGCGGTAGTATTGTTACCCCGCTTAAAGACCGTATCGGCAGTCAAATTATTACCCACTACCCCAAAGATGTGCAAACGGCTATTGCCATTACCCAGCAAGAGGCTAAACGCAACAGCGGACAGGAAAACATAAAAGTGCCCCAACTGGCGCAAGAACTTTTGGAGCAGATTGGCTTTGAAGCCCGCAACAGCGAATACATTGACCCTAAAAGCGGTGTATCGGCACGTTTGAGTATCAGTGCGTACGAAAACCTTATAAGCACGGCTGAAAGGCGCATTTTGCTTTCGGGCGATAAAGAAACTACTGTTCGCATCAGCGATTTTGCCGGGGTAGTACCTGCAATTACCGGTAAGGTAGAATTGGTGTATGAAGGTGAGCAGGAAGGCGCGCATATTGTGGCGCAAAACCTTATTGGTAAGGCCATCCGTACATTGCTTACGCAATACTTCCCCAGTCCTGAAAAGCTGAAAAAGAAAAACACCCCCACACAGGCCGACCCCTACGCTACCATTGCTCATTGGTTTGCCGATGAAAACGTGCTGGACATAATGAACAACGCCACCCAAAAAGAATATTGGGCTGCATTACAAGCCGTTGAGGGTTTGGAAGACTTTGTGAAAAAGCAGTTCCCTAAACTATCGCAGGATGAACGGCTGCTGTACATGGAGTTTGTATTGCACGGACTGGCGGAATACAGCCGACTTAGCAAAAACGAGTTGGTGCAAGGCAACCGATTTAAAGACCTGTTTAGCAGTTTTATAGACCCCAACCGCTTTACCGCCGACGATGAAGAAGGCATGGAAGGGTTGAATTAA